One window of Sphingobacteriales bacterium genomic DNA carries:
- a CDS encoding SRPBCC domain-containing protein, with the protein MERLFEITDHIIIRSKPENVFEAITKADLLSKWCPQSAISNPKKGGSLIFYWPNGTIIETAFDLFIHGKCVSFQFGPEYVSIHLTERDNSVLVNVAHSKIKTIQNLDSIVHIAQSWTFLLFNLKVFIELGLDFRKDH; encoded by the coding sequence ATGGAAAGACTTTTTGAAATTACTGACCATATTATCATTCGTTCCAAACCGGAAAACGTCTTTGAAGCTATAACCAAAGCTGATTTATTGAGTAAATGGTGTCCTCAATCTGCAATATCCAACCCTAAAAAAGGAGGCTCTCTGATTTTTTATTGGCCTAACGGCACAATAATTGAAACAGCATTTGACTTATTCATACATGGAAAATGTGTTTCCTTTCAATTTGGGCCGGAATACGTTTCTATTCATTTGACCGAAAGGGACAATTCTGTCTTGGTAAATGTTGCCCATTCAAAGATAAAAACGATCCAAAACTTAGATAGTATCGTTCATATAGCTCAATCCTGGACTTTTTTATTGTTTAATCTGAAAGTATTTATAGAACTTGGGTTGGATTTCAGAAAAGACCATTAA
- a CDS encoding TonB-dependent receptor, which translates to MVDQTNNNPLPGATIILKNDPATGSITDEEGRFSLSVNQPLPVIVLVSYVGYDQQEVSIEQMQTLEIKLTPSVIIGKEIVVTGSRISETILSSPVSIQKMTLKEIKNTPSGDFYQGIGNLSGVDIVTASLGMKVINMRGFNTTAPVRIVQFIDGIDNQAPGLNFPVGNLVGAPDIDLQNIELISGAASAMYGANAFQGVVSMTSRDPYTNPGLSISLKGGNRRYADAQFRYAQSLGKNKNFAIKVTGAFSRIDDWEANDTIANLYGDISTEQNLAYISRQLQYSDDPEVAETFTAINGWLDFNPKANPPKLLIESPGYLETDLSDNTAQSLKLGLGLYYKFNNNIRVSYLYKFGNGTAVYQGSNRYSINNIKFQQHKLEFQGNRWLVKAYTTQENAGDSYDMVFTAINISRASISDNFIPTYLEEYFNTLRELTNDFDNSVNDGQIATAREEAFAAAHATWYQPGSSQFDSLFNKITADPDLNTGSRFQDKSWLAHAEGQYNFNWKFADVIAGVSTRRYDPQSFGTIFSDTLIAETGKYKEIAVWEYGGFIQASKHYFENKLRLTGSIRADKNQNYDLQWSPRISAVYTKNNHNFRVSAQSAFRSPTLQNQYIYLNLGAIVLEGNLSGQNNAYSAQSVSDFLDYYEETFEIDPSLLTAVTLEAVRPEQVRTLELGYRGILSNSFYIDATAYYSAYKDFIGDYRFYKPNGDAVAGQDSGIDAVLTGAYTLMQTPVNSKDRVNSYGATLGLAYYFGNGFAALGNYTYAAIDTAEVKDPLIAGFNTPTHKLNLGIQGNDVWKNLGFGINGKWVDKVYWESPFGNGELPSYFLLDAQVSFNFKKQYSTVRIGGSNLLNQNIQQAFGSPVIGTTFYVGYLFEIGKL; encoded by the coding sequence GTGGTTGACCAAACAAACAACAATCCCTTACCCGGTGCTACCATTATTTTGAAAAATGATCCTGCCACGGGAAGCATTACAGATGAAGAAGGCCGGTTTTCTTTGTCTGTTAACCAACCATTACCTGTTATCGTATTGGTCAGCTATGTGGGATACGATCAGCAGGAAGTGTCAATCGAACAAATGCAAACCTTAGAAATCAAGTTAACCCCATCCGTAATCATCGGGAAAGAAATTGTGGTAACCGGATCAAGAATAAGTGAAACGATTTTATCTTCTCCGGTTTCAATACAAAAAATGACTCTTAAAGAAATTAAAAACACACCTTCCGGCGATTTTTACCAAGGTATTGGAAATTTGTCCGGTGTAGATATCGTAACTGCGAGTTTAGGAATGAAGGTGATCAATATGAGAGGGTTTAATACAACTGCTCCGGTACGGATAGTACAGTTTATTGATGGAATTGACAACCAAGCTCCCGGATTAAATTTTCCGGTCGGCAATTTAGTAGGGGCACCGGATATTGATTTGCAAAATATCGAGTTAATTTCAGGAGCAGCTTCTGCCATGTATGGAGCCAATGCTTTCCAGGGAGTGGTTAGTATGACCTCCCGTGATCCCTATACCAATCCTGGGCTATCCATATCACTCAAAGGAGGCAATCGCCGGTATGCGGATGCACAGTTCAGATATGCTCAATCGCTTGGTAAAAACAAAAATTTTGCAATTAAAGTAACCGGTGCTTTCAGCAGAATTGATGATTGGGAGGCAAATGATACTATTGCAAATTTATATGGAGATATAAGTACAGAACAAAATCTGGCATATATAAGCCGGCAGCTTCAATATTCTGATGATCCGGAAGTAGCCGAAACATTTACCGCAATTAACGGATGGCTCGATTTTAATCCCAAAGCAAACCCTCCAAAATTATTGATAGAATCTCCGGGCTATCTTGAAACGGATTTATCAGACAACACCGCACAAAGTCTTAAATTAGGCTTGGGTTTATACTACAAATTTAACAACAATATCAGGGTTTCCTATCTTTATAAATTTGGAAACGGTACTGCAGTTTACCAAGGCAGCAACCGGTATAGCATCAATAATATCAAATTTCAACAACACAAATTAGAGTTTCAGGGCAACAGATGGTTGGTTAAAGCTTATACTACGCAAGAAAATGCCGGCGATTCTTATGATATGGTCTTTACTGCCATCAATATCTCAAGAGCAAGTATTTCGGACAATTTTATTCCAACATATCTTGAAGAATATTTTAACACCCTTCGGGAACTGACCAACGATTTTGACAACAGTGTCAATGATGGTCAGATTGCCACCGCAAGAGAAGAAGCATTTGCAGCCGCTCATGCAACCTGGTATCAACCCGGCTCATCCCAGTTTGATTCTTTATTTAATAAAATTACAGCCGACCCGGATTTAAACACAGGTTCCCGATTTCAGGATAAATCCTGGCTGGCACACGCTGAAGGCCAATATAATTTTAACTGGAAATTTGCCGATGTCATTGCAGGTGTTTCTACAAGAAGATATGACCCTCAATCTTTTGGGACCATATTCAGCGACACATTGATTGCTGAAACCGGAAAATATAAAGAAATAGCGGTGTGGGAATATGGCGGATTTATCCAAGCCTCCAAACATTACTTTGAAAACAAATTGCGGTTAACAGGATCTATCCGTGCAGACAAAAATCAAAACTACGATTTACAATGGTCGCCCCGAATATCGGCCGTTTATACTAAAAACAACCATAATTTCAGAGTTTCAGCACAATCAGCATTCAGAAGTCCGACCCTTCAAAATCAATACATTTATCTGAATCTGGGCGCAATAGTATTGGAAGGCAACTTAAGCGGACAGAACAATGCGTACTCTGCCCAATCAGTCAGTGATTTTTTAGACTACTATGAAGAAACCTTTGAAATTGACCCTTCCTTGTTGACTGCCGTAACTTTGGAAGCCGTCAGACCGGAACAGGTAAGAACATTGGAATTGGGTTACCGAGGAATTCTTAGCAATTCTTTTTACATTGATGCAACAGCTTATTATTCTGCCTATAAAGATTTTATAGGAGATTACCGTTTTTACAAACCCAACGGAGATGCCGTAGCAGGTCAGGATAGTGGAATTGATGCTGTACTGACCGGTGCTTATACCCTGATGCAAACACCGGTTAATTCTAAAGACAGAGTTAACAGCTATGGCGCTACTTTAGGGTTGGCTTATTATTTTGGAAATGGTTTTGCCGCTTTAGGTAATTATACGTATGCTGCCATTGATACCGCAGAAGTAAAAGACCCGTTAATTGCCGGTTTTAATACGCCAACTCATAAATTAAACCTGGGGATTCAGGGTAATGATGTCTGGAAAAACCTGGGGTTCGGAATAAACGGCAAATGGGTTGATAAGGTATATTGGGAAAGCCCTTTCGGCAACGGAGAACTTCCTTCATACTTTTTATTAGATGCTCAGGTAAGTTTTAATTTTAAAAAACAATATTCAACAGTCAGAATTGGAGGTTCAAATTTACTGAATCAAAACATACAGCAGGCGTTTGGTTCTCCTGTAATAGGAACCACTTTTTATGTGGGTTATTTGTTTGAAATCGGTAAACTATAA
- a CDS encoding AAA family ATPase, translating to MKKDIFMAATGQHIGKTTTTLGILHALKLRGINVGYCKPVGQEFTSWKEAYKVDKDSLLFSEAMRFELEPHIHSPVIVLPGYTEQYINQPEKEINTAKLDFAAEVLRKRHEVVLYEGTGHPGVGSVIDLSNADVAKRLDAGVIIVVKGGIGDTYDHMMLAKTFFDSVGAKVHGVIINKVLRSKMDKIRSALEKKISQTGLEIFGFIPFEEELAYPLVSTITRELQGEVLCNPDKLTNLVEGTIAGSLVDLESLNPLKQYLLVVSIRRFNDALSKLQGIWAEHGIAPNLAGVILTGQALVANEYLDFMRTYQIPTIRTHYDTYESIIKLSKLDVKLNTKAPHKIQKAIEIVEEYVNMDRICELMGVC from the coding sequence ATGAAGAAAGATATTTTTATGGCAGCCACCGGTCAACATATCGGGAAAACCACAACTACTCTTGGTATTCTACATGCTTTAAAGTTGCGTGGAATAAATGTTGGCTATTGTAAACCCGTTGGGCAGGAGTTTACCAGTTGGAAGGAAGCCTACAAAGTGGATAAAGATTCACTGCTTTTTTCCGAAGCAATGCGTTTTGAGTTAGAACCCCATATTCATAGTCCTGTCATTGTTTTGCCAGGCTATACTGAGCAATACATCAACCAACCGGAAAAAGAAATTAATACTGCAAAATTAGACTTTGCAGCTGAGGTTTTGAGAAAACGACATGAAGTAGTTTTATATGAAGGCACCGGCCATCCGGGCGTAGGGAGTGTAATTGATCTGTCAAATGCGGACGTAGCTAAAAGGTTAGATGCCGGCGTAATTATAGTTGTAAAAGGTGGAATAGGCGATACTTATGATCACATGATGCTTGCTAAAACTTTTTTTGATTCTGTTGGCGCAAAAGTACATGGGGTAATTATCAACAAAGTATTGAGAAGCAAAATGGACAAAATACGTTCAGCCCTTGAAAAGAAAATTTCACAAACAGGGTTAGAGATATTTGGATTTATACCTTTTGAAGAAGAACTGGCTTATCCTTTGGTATCTACTATTACCCGTGAACTTCAGGGTGAGGTTTTGTGTAATCCGGACAAATTGACAAATTTAGTTGAAGGTACCATTGCGGGGTCTTTGGTTGATTTGGAATCGCTTAACCCTCTAAAACAATATCTGCTCGTGGTTAGCATTCGAAGATTTAACGACGCATTATCAAAACTTCAAGGCATTTGGGCAGAACATGGAATAGCTCCAAATTTGGCAGGTGTTATACTTACAGGACAAGCCCTGGTTGCAAACGAATATCTTGACTTTATGCGTACTTATCAGATACCCACAATAAGGACTCATTATGATACTTACGAGTCTATTATTAAACTAAGCAAATTAGATGTAAAGCTCAACACAAAAGCCCCGCATAAGATTCAAAAAGCTATAGAAATTGTTGAGGAATATGTAAATATGGATCGTATTTGCGAATTAATGGGAGTTTGTTGA
- a CDS encoding class I SAM-dependent methyltransferase: protein MSGGNITTTSKAQHQYIKSYYKLHAHLYDLTRWVFLFGRTQILELLPFNSKQEIDILEVGCGTGYNLKRLARMYDKANLTGIDISSDMLAKSAIKLAGVSNKTMLLEQPYGKLKPLNRKFDIILFSYSLSMINPQWLEVLEQASEDLKPNGVIAVVDFHLSTFPLFWRWMQAHNVLIGGHLLNRLNLQFSPLVSQIHKAYWGVWEYFIFIGKNKPLD from the coding sequence ATGTCAGGAGGTAATATTACAACGACGAGCAAAGCCCAACATCAATATATTAAAAGCTACTATAAGCTTCATGCACATTTGTATGATTTAACCCGATGGGTATTCCTTTTTGGCCGAACTCAAATACTCGAGTTATTGCCTTTTAACTCAAAACAGGAAATTGATATACTGGAAGTTGGGTGTGGAACAGGATATAACCTTAAAAGGCTTGCCCGAATGTATGACAAAGCCAACCTGACCGGTATTGATATTTCTTCGGACATGCTGGCAAAATCTGCCATTAAACTTGCAGGGGTTTCCAACAAAACTATGTTGCTCGAACAACCTTATGGGAAATTAAAGCCCTTGAATCGCAAATTTGATATAATTTTATTCTCCTATTCCTTAAGCATGATCAACCCACAATGGTTAGAAGTCTTAGAACAGGCCTCAGAAGATTTAAAACCAAATGGAGTTATCGCAGTTGTTGATTTTCATCTTAGTACTTTCCCCTTGTTTTGGAGATGGATGCAAGCGCACAATGTTTTAATCGGGGGGCATTTGCTGAATAGATTAAATTTACAATTTTCTCCTTTGGTTAGTCAGATTCATAAAGCCTATTGGGGAGTTTGGGAGTATTTTATTTTTATCGGTAAAAATAAACCTTTGGATTGA
- a CDS encoding DUF4256 domain-containing protein, producing the protein MNTKFSKDLPLSQRETLFQKLKLRFEQNMSRHPEILWSEVMEKLATNLEKLWSLDQMEQTGGEPDIIGFDMATREFIFCDCSKETPSGRRSVCYDRQAQDERKEHKPENNAVEMAASMGIELLSEAQYRNLQQLGTFDTKTSSWIKTPEDIRKLGGALFADFRYGHVFVYHNGAQSYYAARAFRGLLRV; encoded by the coding sequence ATGAATACTAAATTCAGTAAGGACTTACCCCTTTCTCAACGAGAAACTTTATTCCAAAAATTAAAACTGCGTTTTGAACAAAACATGAGCCGGCATCCCGAAATCTTATGGTCTGAAGTGATGGAAAAATTAGCAACAAATCTTGAAAAACTTTGGTCGCTTGACCAAATGGAACAAACAGGTGGAGAACCCGATATTATTGGTTTTGACATGGCTACCCGTGAATTTATTTTTTGTGATTGCTCAAAAGAAACACCATCCGGCAGAAGAAGTGTTTGCTATGATCGTCAGGCTCAAGATGAAAGGAAAGAACATAAACCTGAAAATAACGCTGTAGAAATGGCTGCTTCTATGGGCATAGAATTATTATCGGAAGCGCAATACCGAAATTTACAACAGCTCGGAACATTTGATACAAAAACATCAAGCTGGATAAAAACCCCTGAAGATATTAGAAAACTTGGAGGGGCACTTTTTGCCGATTTTCGTTACGGTCATGTTTTTGTTTACCACAATGGTGCCCAATCTTATTATGCAGCTCGTGCCTTCAGGGGGTTGCTAAGAGTGTAG